Proteins encoded in a region of the uncultured Sunxiuqinia sp. genome:
- a CDS encoding sialate O-acetylesterase, giving the protein MKIYFAIGVMVLQQNSDVAIWGWGTPGEEIIIVCSWNKNDMVTVKPANTAKWEGTIRKTKAGSPYSISISGNDTVEIKNVMLGEVWLCSGQSNMEWSINWGITNEKELLTEGFDLDIRILTVQKQTDEFPQQNCLGSWQLGTAEHARSTSAVGYIFAKELKRKLNVPVGIIVSAWGGTTAEVWIEKNRINNKPKLDEAKIVRDVFWCPSEPGAAYNSMIHPSIPYGIKGAIWYQGESSLHNYWVYSLLMKNLIEGWRSDFKKEFPFFLVRIAPFAYEEANISAYLREQQELTTKVIPKTGMIVISDLVDDINNVHPQNKIDVGKRLANYALTETYGLEVGAYKSPTYGSIEIIRNEIKIDFNDVITELVCKDEQPFDFQISGEDKYFVPAKVRIDGKSILVYSKSVKNPVAVRHCFDDISIPNVFSKEGLPLAPFRTDKWQLKH; this is encoded by the coding sequence ATGAAGATCTATTTTGCTATAGGGGTAATGGTATTGCAACAAAACTCTGATGTTGCAATATGGGGATGGGGAACCCCTGGTGAAGAAATTATAATTGTGTGCAGCTGGAATAAAAATGATATGGTAACGGTAAAACCAGCGAATACTGCAAAGTGGGAGGGCACAATAAGGAAAACAAAAGCCGGAAGTCCATACTCCATTAGCATTTCAGGGAATGATACTGTCGAGATAAAAAATGTAATGCTTGGAGAAGTTTGGTTGTGCAGCGGACAATCAAATATGGAATGGAGTATTAATTGGGGAATTACAAACGAAAAAGAGCTTTTAACTGAGGGATTTGATCTTGACATTCGAATTCTAACCGTGCAAAAACAGACCGATGAATTTCCTCAGCAAAATTGTTTGGGAAGTTGGCAGCTTGGAACTGCGGAACATGCGCGTTCAACAAGTGCTGTGGGATATATTTTCGCCAAAGAATTGAAAAGGAAATTGAATGTGCCGGTGGGAATTATTGTTTCAGCATGGGGTGGAACGACTGCAGAAGTCTGGATTGAGAAGAATCGAATAAATAATAAGCCTAAGTTAGATGAAGCAAAGATTGTCCGCGATGTTTTCTGGTGTCCGTCAGAGCCCGGAGCAGCTTATAATTCAATGATCCATCCTTCAATACCTTATGGCATAAAAGGAGCTATTTGGTATCAGGGAGAATCAAGTCTGCATAACTATTGGGTGTATTCCTTATTGATGAAGAATCTGATAGAAGGCTGGCGTTCCGATTTCAAAAAAGAATTTCCCTTTTTCCTGGTTCGGATAGCACCTTTTGCCTACGAGGAAGCTAATATATCTGCATACCTGAGAGAGCAGCAGGAGTTAACTACAAAAGTGATTCCCAAAACAGGAATGATTGTAATCTCAGATCTGGTAGATGATATTAATAATGTCCATCCCCAAAATAAGATTGATGTTGGCAAACGTCTCGCTAATTACGCGTTGACTGAAACCTATGGATTGGAAGTAGGTGCATACAAAAGCCCGACATACGGATCGATAGAAATAATCAGAAATGAAATAAAAATCGACTTTAATGATGTGATAACTGAGTTGGTTTGTAAGGATGAGCAACCTTTTGATTTTCAGATATCTGGCGAAGATAAATATTTTGTGCCGGCAAAAGTTCGGATTGATGGGAAAAGCATTCTTGTATATTCTAAATCTGTAAAGAACCCGGTTGCAGTGCGTCATTGCTTCGACGATATATCTATCCCAAATGTATTTAGCAAAGAAGGCTTGCCGTTGGCGCCTTTCAGAACAGACAAATGGCAGTTAAAACATTAA
- a CDS encoding glycosyl hydrolase family 65 protein: MNKYGYFNEDGTEFTITDPKTPRAFDNFLWNDVLFSGVHQTGVGFFDYQVDEKEAVQLFTGIGRICDFDVFGRDHLMSRLIFVRDNETGEYWNVNWEPVKKAFDAYECTHGLGYSIIKSETNKIGSSFRIFVPKGKDPVELWTMGFENKSGKKRDLSVFIYNQFQFSYKWGFNSYGDMFFRTTYLSEENNALIANKHPHVSPHDHQTAFMAPDKEIVGFDGSRDAFVGQYNSMNEPQVVVEGKCRSSIGSSDATVGVTQFKLELEPGQSETINLVLGISDSEEDMKPLKEKYLSKMDEAFEQLKEYHKGFIANNRFNTPDEHLNRMLNVWMKHQTAYGAQWCRWGWMGYRDIVQHGYGVSSFNPERTKEILRESLQHQYASGMALRGWNPVDTKPYSDSALWLVFTLISYLKETADFDFLNEEIKFFDEGSGTVLQHIEVALNFLESNKGSHDLVLIKFGDWNDSLTAIGKEGRGESVWLSMAYAEALRQMIDLFEQLEDGRASEYNLRYKNIKDAINKNAWDGDWYIRCYDDNGRAVGSDASEQGKIFLNAQSWSMIAGIADEQRTQQVIDSSNKMLKTDIGYLLLAPTFLKPDQHIGRISYMEPGICENGTVYSHVNVWMIMGLLRAGRVEEAYQEFKQITPGYFSGSDDDAKQNMPPYIYANGCYGPDHKNNKFQMEFTWITGSVAWFYNVLTKEMAGIQPDFDQLVIDPKLPKEWNEICVSRIFRGKSFDIQINRSLVSETTVTLNGNVIKGNQIKLADCQSFNKVNVLIP, encoded by the coding sequence ATGAATAAGTACGGATATTTTAACGAAGACGGTACCGAATTTACAATAACCGATCCGAAGACCCCCAGGGCATTTGATAACTTTTTATGGAATGATGTATTGTTCTCAGGGGTACATCAGACGGGGGTAGGCTTTTTTGATTATCAGGTAGACGAGAAAGAAGCAGTGCAACTATTTACCGGTATTGGCCGGATATGCGATTTTGATGTGTTTGGGCGTGACCACTTGATGAGTCGCCTGATTTTTGTGCGCGACAACGAAACTGGGGAGTATTGGAACGTAAATTGGGAACCGGTAAAAAAGGCATTTGATGCCTACGAATGTACACACGGTTTGGGTTATTCCATTATCAAATCGGAAACCAACAAGATTGGATCATCCTTTCGGATTTTTGTTCCGAAAGGAAAAGATCCAGTTGAACTTTGGACGATGGGTTTTGAAAATAAGTCAGGTAAGAAAAGGGACTTGAGTGTGTTTATTTACAATCAGTTCCAGTTTTCATACAAATGGGGTTTCAATAGCTATGGCGATATGTTTTTCCGCACCACTTATTTGAGCGAGGAGAACAATGCATTAATCGCGAACAAGCATCCACATGTAAGCCCGCACGATCACCAAACAGCTTTTATGGCTCCTGACAAAGAGATTGTAGGATTTGACGGTAGCCGCGATGCATTTGTCGGTCAGTACAACAGCATGAATGAGCCACAGGTGGTGGTTGAAGGCAAATGCCGCAGTTCCATCGGTTCAAGTGATGCGACGGTTGGTGTGACCCAGTTTAAGCTGGAATTGGAACCTGGACAATCTGAAACAATCAACCTCGTATTAGGTATTTCTGATTCGGAGGAGGACATGAAGCCGCTGAAAGAAAAGTACCTCAGTAAAATGGATGAGGCTTTTGAACAGTTGAAAGAATATCATAAAGGTTTTATTGCCAACAACCGTTTTAATACACCTGATGAGCACCTGAACCGAATGTTGAATGTCTGGATGAAGCATCAAACAGCTTACGGAGCGCAGTGGTGCCGTTGGGGATGGATGGGATATCGCGACATCGTGCAGCATGGTTACGGCGTTTCCTCGTTTAATCCGGAGCGTACAAAAGAAATTTTAAGGGAATCGTTACAACATCAATACGCATCTGGAATGGCCTTGCGTGGCTGGAACCCGGTTGATACTAAACCTTATTCAGATAGCGCATTGTGGTTGGTATTCACCTTAATTTCTTACTTAAAAGAAACAGCTGATTTCGATTTTCTTAATGAAGAAATCAAATTCTTCGACGAAGGATCGGGCACGGTGTTGCAACACATTGAAGTGGCCTTAAACTTCCTTGAAAGCAATAAGGGATCGCACGATTTGGTATTGATTAAATTTGGTGACTGGAACGATTCGTTAACAGCGATTGGCAAGGAAGGACGCGGGGAAAGTGTTTGGTTAAGCATGGCTTATGCCGAGGCGTTACGCCAAATGATTGACCTGTTTGAACAGCTGGAAGATGGCCGTGCAAGCGAGTACAACCTTCGATATAAAAACATAAAAGACGCGATTAATAAAAATGCATGGGATGGTGACTGGTACATCCGTTGTTACGATGATAATGGACGTGCCGTGGGATCTGATGCCAGTGAGCAGGGAAAGATCTTCCTGAATGCACAAAGCTGGTCGATGATTGCCGGCATTGCTGACGAACAGCGCACTCAGCAGGTGATTGATTCTTCGAATAAAATGTTGAAGACAGATATTGGTTATTTGTTGCTGGCTCCAACGTTCCTAAAACCAGACCAGCATATCGGGCGCATTAGCTACATGGAACCGGGTATTTGTGAAAACGGAACGGTTTATTCCCACGTGAATGTTTGGATGATAATGGGCTTGCTTCGTGCAGGACGCGTGGAAGAGGCTTACCAAGAATTTAAGCAAATTACACCTGGCTATTTCTCAGGAAGCGATGACGATGCCAAGCAGAATATGCCGCCATACATATATGCAAATGGTTGTTACGGACCAGATCACAAAAACAACAAATTCCAGATGGAATTTACCTGGATTACCGGCTCTGTAGCGTGGTTTTATAACGTATTAACCAAAGAAATGGCCGGTATCCAGCCTGACTTTGATCAACTGGTCATTGATCCGAAACTACCGAAAGAGTGGAACGAGATTTGTGTCAGCCGTATTTTCAGGGGAAAGAGTTTTGATATTCAAATTAATCGTTCTTTAGTGTCTGAAACAACCGTAACTCTTAACGGAAACGTAATCAAAGGCAATCAAATTAAATTAGCTGATTGTCAATCATTCAATAAGGTAAATGTTTTGATTCCTTAA
- a CDS encoding glycosyl hydrolase family 28 protein produces the protein MKFIYSCLALLLFSQILVAKEFDVTKYGAIGNGEFLNTELINQAIKDCHASGGGTVRFPSGIFLSGSIQMLSNVTIDLDAGAKILASPNLEDYDDLGIKSEGRSTSFIWAKDATNISIIGRGTIDGNDMAFFDEGVTEPEWEVDYSVIRQGSDFKVRLPDGPLKTKDRPGMLMTFIECENMLFEGITVQKAPNWNIHLACCKYVDFTNVKVLNSLLVPNSDGLDISQSQHVHISGCTLIAGDDGIAISPCADGFCDGEARDITVTNCTIESRSAAIRLGWAKSRISNCVFQNLILNSNRGICINGRLGETIENIIFSDLIINTRLHSGWWGKAEPIHISEMPLDNSYEDAELRNEHPIIQNIRFSNIQINSEAGILLYAFHPNSIRNITFDGIDMQISNGKFQQYSGGNFDLRPSKDHELSVFAHDIPAFYLKGTKDISIKNYSLKWLDEMPDYYTNAIYGEDLDGLLIDDVQLSVPPETDHPEIYLKNGSNLTLDEKQQSVQKENIQ, from the coding sequence ATGAAATTTATTTACAGTTGTCTTGCTCTCTTACTTTTTTCTCAAATTCTGGTTGCTAAAGAATTTGATGTAACGAAATATGGCGCTATTGGCAACGGGGAATTTTTAAATACTGAATTAATTAATCAGGCGATAAAAGATTGTCATGCTTCGGGCGGGGGAACTGTTCGTTTCCCTTCCGGAATTTTCCTTTCGGGATCGATTCAAATGCTAAGTAACGTGACGATTGATTTGGATGCGGGGGCTAAAATCCTGGCAAGTCCGAATTTGGAAGATTACGACGATTTGGGGATAAAATCGGAGGGCAGAAGTACTTCGTTCATTTGGGCAAAAGATGCGACGAATATTTCTATAATTGGTCGTGGAACTATTGATGGCAATGACATGGCCTTTTTTGATGAAGGAGTAACCGAACCTGAATGGGAGGTGGATTATTCAGTTATTCGACAAGGAAGTGATTTTAAAGTTCGATTGCCTGATGGACCGCTTAAAACGAAAGATCGGCCTGGCATGTTGATGACTTTCATTGAGTGTGAAAACATGCTTTTCGAAGGGATCACTGTTCAAAAAGCACCGAACTGGAATATTCACCTTGCTTGTTGTAAATATGTAGATTTCACTAATGTCAAAGTGCTGAACAGCTTACTGGTTCCAAATTCTGATGGATTGGATATCAGTCAGTCGCAGCATGTGCACATCTCTGGATGTACCTTAATTGCGGGAGACGATGGAATTGCCATTAGTCCTTGTGCTGACGGCTTTTGTGATGGCGAGGCTCGTGATATTACAGTAACGAATTGTACCATTGAATCACGCTCTGCGGCTATTCGTTTAGGCTGGGCAAAAAGCCGGATTAGTAATTGTGTCTTTCAAAATCTGATATTGAATAGCAACCGGGGTATTTGCATAAATGGGCGCTTGGGTGAAACCATTGAAAACATCATATTCTCTGATTTGATCATTAACACCCGCTTACATTCTGGTTGGTGGGGCAAAGCTGAGCCCATCCACATTTCGGAAATGCCCTTGGATAACTCTTATGAAGATGCTGAGTTGAGGAACGAGCATCCCATTATACAAAACATTCGTTTTTCAAATATTCAAATCAATAGCGAGGCTGGAATCCTGTTGTATGCATTTCATCCGAACTCAATCAGGAATATCACCTTTGATGGTATTGATATGCAAATTTCAAATGGGAAATTCCAGCAATACTCTGGTGGAAATTTCGATTTACGTCCTTCAAAAGATCATGAATTATCTGTATTTGCACATGATATTCCTGCCTTCTATTTAAAAGGAACAAAGGATATTTCAATCAAAAACTATTCACTGAAGTGGTTGGATGAAATGCCCGATTACTATACCAATGCCATTTACGGGGAAGATCTTGACGGACTTTTGATAGATGATGTACAGTTGTCTGTACCTCCAGAAACCGATCATCCTGAAATCTATTTAAAGAACGGATCCAATTTAACTCTTGATGAGAAGCAACAATCCGTTCAAAAAGAAAATATACAATAA
- a CDS encoding alpha/beta hydrolase, producing the protein MKWIILVLSIFFSLDTIFAAQKETDEIHVQEVYKTIDTLELTIDIFYSKETITDLNNTAIVFFHGGGWAFGTPDKLFSACERYAKMGIICFCVDYRLSNDKGTAPHNNITPIESLMDVKSAIRWVRKNSDRFNINPEKIVASGQSAGGHLAISTSIIEKYNESSDDFSISCVPNAVMSFSGTVNTVEAWCDHLLGKRRTEIWNISPFHNLKGDLPPMIQFHGMQDATVPFWTIEFFKRETEALGNYFELHKYPGRKHYLGKGNPKYSEYFDDEILEIADEFLRNQGLIK; encoded by the coding sequence ATGAAGTGGATAATATTGGTTCTGTCAATCTTTTTTTCTCTTGATACGATATTTGCAGCTCAAAAAGAAACGGATGAAATACATGTGCAGGAGGTTTATAAAACGATTGACACTCTTGAGCTAACCATTGATATCTTTTATTCAAAAGAAACAATTACAGACCTCAATAATACGGCTATCGTATTTTTTCACGGAGGTGGATGGGCTTTTGGCACACCTGATAAGTTGTTCTCTGCCTGTGAAAGGTATGCGAAAATGGGAATAATTTGTTTTTGTGTTGACTATCGGTTGTCGAATGATAAAGGCACGGCTCCCCATAATAATATTACTCCGATTGAATCACTAATGGATGTAAAATCAGCCATACGATGGGTCCGCAAAAATTCAGACAGGTTCAATATCAATCCTGAAAAAATTGTAGCTTCAGGACAATCGGCAGGAGGACACTTAGCAATATCAACTTCTATTATTGAGAAATATAACGAAAGCTCGGATGACTTTAGCATTAGCTGTGTCCCTAACGCCGTAATGAGTTTTTCAGGAACGGTTAATACTGTTGAAGCCTGGTGCGACCATTTATTGGGAAAAAGAAGAACAGAAATATGGAATATATCACCATTTCATAATTTGAAAGGAGATTTACCTCCAATGATTCAGTTTCATGGAATGCAAGATGCCACCGTGCCTTTCTGGACTATTGAATTTTTCAAGCGAGAAACTGAAGCTTTGGGGAATTATTTTGAATTGCATAAATATCCCGGACGAAAACATTACTTAGGAAAAGGAAATCCCAAATACTCAGAATATTTTGATGATGAAATATTAGAGATTGCCGATGAATTTCTAAGAAATCAAGGGTTAATTAAATAA
- a CDS encoding sulfatase, producing the protein MKILNTILNLILVLLLFVSCKEEKPNVLFIAVDDLRPELSCYGHEKIISPNIDKLASNGLMFVNAYCNVPVCGASRASLLTGMRPTADRFVGYNTWAEKDAPGAVSLPQVFKNNGYYTISNGKVFHHLNDIRESWSEDPWNPAENGGSYLDYQADTNLAILNSGSKRGMPYEAGDVDDDTYNDGVLAKKTINDLKRLKEMGKPFFLAAGFFKPHLPFTAPQKYWDLYSSDKISLPDNYSPPVNSPKAAIHNFGELRSYYGVPPEGPVSDEMAHDLIHGYYACVTYVDAQIGRVLDALDDMGLSDNTIVVLWGDHGWQLGEHSLWCKHANFKTSLNAPLIVKAPGFKETGQTQALVEFIDIFPSLCDLADIELPQQLHGKSFVPLLNNPQKPWKDAVYSRYIWGESIKNQRYLYTEWTDENGVMQGQMIYDHTNDPDENQNIISDVSIRDTVEVLKRKLHQAIESREKYSD; encoded by the coding sequence ATGAAAATTTTAAACACCATTCTAAACCTAATTCTTGTTTTACTTTTATTTGTTTCATGCAAAGAAGAAAAACCAAATGTACTTTTTATTGCCGTTGATGACTTGAGACCCGAGTTATCTTGTTATGGACATGAAAAAATCATCTCCCCAAATATCGACAAACTCGCTTCCAATGGATTAATGTTTGTTAATGCATACTGCAATGTGCCGGTTTGTGGAGCATCCAGAGCGAGCTTGTTGACAGGAATGAGACCCACAGCTGATCGTTTTGTTGGGTACAATACTTGGGCCGAGAAAGATGCCCCGGGAGCTGTTAGTTTGCCTCAGGTATTCAAGAACAATGGCTATTATACCATTTCCAATGGAAAGGTATTTCATCATTTAAATGATATTCGCGAAAGCTGGTCAGAAGACCCGTGGAATCCTGCAGAAAACGGAGGTTCTTATTTAGATTATCAGGCGGACACAAACCTTGCTATTCTAAATAGTGGTAGTAAAAGAGGCATGCCATATGAAGCAGGGGACGTTGATGATGATACCTATAATGATGGTGTCCTTGCGAAAAAGACAATTAATGATTTAAAACGTCTGAAAGAGATGGGAAAACCATTCTTTTTAGCTGCTGGCTTTTTTAAACCACACCTTCCTTTTACGGCCCCCCAAAAATATTGGGATCTCTATTCTTCAGACAAAATTTCATTACCTGATAATTATTCTCCTCCGGTGAATTCACCTAAAGCAGCTATTCATAATTTCGGTGAATTACGGAGTTATTATGGTGTACCTCCCGAGGGGCCCGTTTCTGATGAAATGGCTCACGATCTAATTCACGGATATTATGCCTGTGTTACTTATGTTGATGCGCAAATTGGGCGGGTGCTTGACGCATTGGATGATATGGGACTTTCAGATAACACGATTGTGGTTTTATGGGGCGATCATGGCTGGCAACTGGGCGAGCATAGTTTATGGTGCAAGCATGCAAACTTCAAAACTTCTCTGAATGCACCTTTAATCGTTAAAGCTCCTGGTTTTAAGGAGACTGGTCAAACCCAAGCACTCGTTGAGTTCATCGATATCTTTCCGTCTCTTTGCGATCTGGCTGATATCGAGTTGCCGCAACAACTTCATGGCAAAAGTTTCGTACCCTTACTAAATAATCCTCAGAAGCCATGGAAAGATGCCGTTTATAGTCGATATATATGGGGTGAATCAATTAAAAATCAACGTTATCTTTATACGGAATGGACAGACGAAAATGGAGTTATGCAGGGGCAGATGATCTATGATCACACAAATGATCCGGATGAAAACCAGAACATTATCTCCGACGTATCAATACGAGATACTGTTGAGGTGCTTAAAAGAAAACTACATCAAGCTATTGAGAGTAGAGAAAAATACTCAGATTAG
- a CDS encoding sigma-70 family RNA polymerase sigma factor has protein sequence MNKGLKDREYWKGIWELFINGNRLAFNEIYNEYVDFLFAYGMKITPNRELVQDNIQDLFVNLCKYRKNLTSPDYLEFYLTRSLRRMLIKEVQKNRKVANMDEEELLSFQLKFDLEEQLIEGESADNRMISLQKMLASIDSRKRELLYLKFYSGLNYREIGDLLGIRPDTAKKQVYRLLEDLRDRFGQKLMELFCMYFKV, from the coding sequence GTGAATAAGGGACTGAAAGATAGAGAATACTGGAAAGGGATATGGGAACTGTTTATTAACGGGAATAGACTCGCGTTCAATGAGATCTACAATGAATATGTAGACTTTCTTTTTGCCTATGGAATGAAGATTACTCCCAATCGGGAATTGGTTCAAGACAACATTCAGGATCTATTTGTAAATCTATGTAAATACCGCAAAAACCTGACTAGTCCAGACTATTTGGAATTTTATCTTACGCGCTCGCTCAGACGAATGTTAATCAAAGAAGTTCAGAAAAATAGAAAAGTTGCCAACATGGATGAAGAGGAGTTGTTAAGTTTCCAGCTGAAGTTTGATCTTGAAGAGCAACTGATTGAAGGTGAATCGGCAGATAACCGAATGATCTCATTACAAAAAATGCTAGCAAGTATAGATTCCCGGAAAAGAGAACTCTTGTATTTGAAGTTTTACAGTGGACTTAATTATCGAGAAATAGGCGATTTACTTGGGATTAGACCCGATACCGCAAAAAAACAGGTTTATCGCTTGCTGGAGGATCTGAGAGATCGTTTTGGCCAAAAGCTGATGGAACTCTTCTGCATGTATTTTAAGGTGTAA
- a CDS encoding FecR domain-containing protein: MVKQNQDIIDNPLFFRWIFNSDELVDTYWAKYMIESPDDVEFIQETKLNLLKLNHSNEILSSVEKKTLSSNIIHLLEREDRKLRSRRFIKELSKYVAVAILFSMISGIAVYYQMDKDTQNTFDQFVYTPVQVNEPTLILSENDKIGLEESESTLSYSERGDILLNENKVIKSAQSNSQRINQLVIPYGNRSKIILSDGTTVWLNAGSRLIYPEVFGVKNREVTLYGEAFFDVSHNETKPFIVKTTDLNIRVLGTRFNVNAYPDDYTIQTTLEEGSISVKKREAGLFERELVLKPNQQYVFNRQTEASKVNRVDAQSYLIWTEGLLRFNDEQFSRIVRKVERYYNVLVSIDSPVLAREKITGKLDLSQGIDETLEYLSRVSQTNYKKENESNYLISNKK, translated from the coding sequence ATGGTTAAACAGAATCAAGATATAATCGATAACCCATTGTTTTTTAGGTGGATATTTAATTCTGATGAATTGGTTGATACCTATTGGGCGAAATATATGATAGAAAGTCCAGATGATGTTGAATTTATTCAGGAGACAAAATTGAACTTATTGAAATTGAATCACTCAAACGAAATATTATCATCTGTAGAAAAGAAAACTCTTTCATCAAACATTATTCACTTATTGGAAAGAGAAGATAGGAAGCTTCGTAGTAGACGATTCATAAAAGAGTTGTCCAAATATGTGGCTGTTGCTATTTTGTTTTCAATGATTAGTGGTATTGCGGTGTATTATCAGATGGATAAGGATACTCAAAATACCTTTGATCAGTTTGTTTACACACCGGTACAGGTGAATGAACCAACTTTGATCCTTTCTGAAAATGATAAAATAGGGCTTGAGGAATCCGAATCTACACTGTCATATAGTGAACGCGGAGATATCTTGCTGAATGAGAATAAAGTGATCAAGTCAGCTCAAAGCAATAGTCAACGAATTAATCAGCTCGTTATTCCCTATGGTAATCGTTCTAAAATAATACTGAGCGATGGAACTACAGTATGGCTAAATGCAGGAAGTCGCTTGATATATCCTGAGGTATTTGGGGTGAAAAACAGAGAGGTTACTTTATATGGGGAAGCTTTTTTTGACGTGAGTCACAATGAAACAAAACCATTTATTGTTAAAACAACAGATTTGAATATTCGTGTTTTGGGGACAAGGTTTAATGTTAATGCATACCCAGACGACTATACAATACAAACTACCCTGGAAGAAGGAAGTATATCTGTTAAAAAAAGAGAAGCCGGATTATTTGAGCGGGAATTGGTTTTGAAACCCAACCAACAATATGTGTTCAACCGTCAAACAGAAGCATCAAAAGTCAATCGGGTAGATGCTCAAAGCTATTTAATTTGGACTGAAGGTCTTTTGCGATTCAACGACGAACAGTTTAGCCGTATTGTGCGAAAAGTAGAACGTTACTATAACGTTCTAGTAAGTATTGACAGTCCTGTTCTGGCTCGTGAGAAGATAACCGGAAAACTTGATTTGTCGCAAGGTATAGATGAGACCCTTGAATATTTAAGTAGAGTATCACAAACAAACTATAAAAAAGAAAATGAAAGTAATTATCTAATATCTAACAAAAAATAA